One part of the Amyelois transitella isolate CPQ chromosome 10, ilAmyTran1.1, whole genome shotgun sequence genome encodes these proteins:
- the LOC106137687 gene encoding RING finger protein 17, whose product MGIAKKYCPNCSQLYNLSISNPKGNNLPLFLKCGHSMCEKCVRNIVKFGEPIECKVCHQDMAVEAGNVTLITENNVKLYDIFPLNVHMLGELYVQSLQKAEGNKSSGDCFLDLKSLLNEIENTNGECLECHSLTSKMCEQCRMPLCDTCFNKTHKNFVIFKNHYLKNIAPVCVTNECSIHRGKPLDYYCKDCEKAICMDCMMVGGANSCKNHITVSIQEVNEQTIEELSTISPKVDETFRRLTKTAVDVGQLLFNIENETQSACPHTQMIADIEQHFSKLDSQLQKLKYDLIDVLDKYKSSEKDSLVKAKADIADAIKKTKTVMNTITASNDPKFFKEVNLTALLENAKEIIDTPWYLTKVEENNEPLKLVVKNDIFNTITDYVRLEGNWNSSYKLQSTKELGDIVISAAPPVPVMPPELPKDVRQSSKSKQSSQNSKNGDEPPPYVAFYKNVPHYRTKSGSATSLNSLSSESSYKSTLTQVEASTKRVQNQRVSPYPNCEQLKLLVEGTQELVYISHIVNPQDFYAQRACQQSTAVKEITRAFRNAVSMPKPSMNNLTIDKVCLVYNKADNMWQRGRVVDIDRKDIQRPIYYVFCFDFGSTEKVHIDELRLIPPARINNPPPLAIRCSLANCTPKAGNWTSDDSFLMRNIIDNKPTLIHVRHITSEGHKSKVECDVTTFEEGVSLAHALVFHERARLIDPRLPYPEITTKTERPRIFMNNNDLKYKTVEEVYIINIMSPDKFFVRKSHLQNEYEKLCEELDQEYSESDKKGTIYLPEIGMACVVNQSRYREQAGRGGWARCVVAAAPGRGRARVLCVDSGAALLAHWTQLRALRHKFCTRRALAIECHLAGVTPQNKKWHPRSLTLLQQYMGVLLEMKVEDNRNQGSVGVSLYDKNDEENVVCINQEMIRHKYAVSFGLYSFNQNPIVETEAITNKAPVEKKAKPPKKNNNITILKKSTSAKKKVNERDLEAKDKGPVSLEAKLLHYHSPSLIYIALIQQQQVFNELFEKIQKHYGNQKSPGKQDWKVGDKCCCLCIASNTWRRGLIIEIEGTNAKIFYSDFASVETIPMANLHELTPEFASVGHAAIKCHISGVVPAVGEEWPSLTKEFLKELLDAYKRIFITKVGNFNEKDNSLPIQIWVYHVIQGGALEPDKSEWRCLNQRIIEQGLGVPDKSQEGVDMEKSDTKSDMLSFLNLTGSVSEWLQLENLPSMAENDKSECSSNNNSTVDPDEEEDETPSSNTMFISDWQPAEPLANKEFTGVPTYIDNGGVIYLHDVIQEDTLDLIRKALDIRFKDPDPKAKYAKWSVGEPCVALYYLDNKFYRGRVLEVCYETSTCSIHYVDYGNDELCSFENMRKSVALYQIPVQAHKCVLNRIKPKNGAWDRLALDYIHKSIVEKQCYVKVTGDPIDGVLPIDLKYDKLCINDHLVEFEMAKYTDGSKVRVPKFISKAQQINETVSAESDSGPDYIVVDEEDTPAPVTSSSDDSIDIDSMEGKDWNKIVEEELEKCSEKCITYPKHTDDTFFCDITVINDMNQLELSVVFDDDTAIVYTELYDDINKNAENMKPLNGIYENKACVAIFPDDEKWYRASIIQYSEAKNQVKVRYVDFGNIAVISLADVREISEEWANLPPATVTAKLHGYKINPDTDINLISTEFADTFLEKPPFKVKILAIEDSIPLVELRNSNDDLCYADLIKKNILLPC is encoded by the exons ATGGGCATCGCAAAGAAATATTGTCCTAATTGCAGTCAACTGTATAATCTCA GTATTTCCAATCCAAAAGGAAATAACCTtccattgtttttaaaatgtggTCATTCTATGTGTGAAAAATGTGTCAGAAACATTGTAAAGTTTGGAGAACCCATAGAATGCAAAGTGTGCCATCAGGATATGGCTGTAGAAGCAGGCAATGTCACATTGATCactgaaaataatgttaaactGTATGATATCTTCCCTCTAAATGTCCACATGCTTGGTGAACTTTATGTACAAAGTTTGCAG AAGGCTGAAGGGAACAAAAGTTCAGGAGACTGTTTCCTTGATTTGAAATCTTTGTTGAACGAAATTGAAAATACCAATG GAGAATGCTTGGAATGTCACTCACTCACTTCAAAAATGTGCGAGCAATGCCGCATGCCTCTATGTGAtacttgttttaataaaacacacaaaaattttgttattttcaagAACCATTACCTCAAGAATATTG CTCCAGTCTGCGTAACCAATGAATGTAGTATCCACCGTGGCAAACCTCTTGACTATTATTGCAAAGACTGCGAGAAGGCGATTTGCATGGATTGTATGATGGTTGGCGGAGCAAATTCATGCAAAAATCATATCACTGTGTCTATTCAAGAAGTG AATGAACAAACCATCGAGGAACTAAGTACTATTTCCCCTAAAGTAGACGAAACCTTTAGAAGACTGACCAAAACTGCAGTT gaTGTTGGGCAATTGCTGTTTAACATAGAGAATGAAACACAGTCTGCCTGTCCACACACTCAAATGATAGCAGACATAGAACAACACTTCTCAAAGCTCGATAGTCAGctacaaaaactaaaatatgaCCTTATAGATGTGCTcgacaaatataaatcttcTGAAAAAGATTCCCTCGTTAAGGCTAAAGCTGATATAGCTGATGCGATTAAGAAAACAAAGACCGTAATGAATACTATCACTGCATCAAATGATCCCAAATTTTTCAAGGAG gTGAATCTCACGGCGTTGTTAGAAAACGCAAAGGAAATCATTGACACCCCATGGTATTTAACTAAAGTTGAGGAGAATAATGAACCATTGAA GCTAGTTGTAAAAAACGACATATTCAATACGATTACCGATTATGTACGTCTCGAAGGtaattggaattcttcttacAAGCTACAATCGACTAAAGAGTTGGGAGACATAGTTATATCGGCGGCGCCTCCGGTACCCGTCATGCCTCCGGAACTGCCTAAAG ACGTGCGACAATCCAGCAAGTCCAAACAATCTTCTCAAAACAGCAAAAATGGTGACGAGCCGCCGCCGTACGTGGCGTTTTACAAGAATGTGCCGCATTACCGCACCAAGAGCGGTTCTGCTACTTCGCTGAATTCGCTCAGCAGCGAGTCTTCATACAAGAGCACCCTCACACAAG ttGAAGCAAGCACCAAAAGGGTGCAAAATCAACGAGTGTCGCCATATCCAAACTGCGAACAACTTAAACTTCTAGTTGAAG GTACTCAAGAGCTCGTATACATATCGCACATCGTCAACCCCCAAGACTTCTACGCCCAAAGAGCTTGCCAACAATCGACTGCGGTCAAAGAGATAACACGAGCGTTCAGAAACGCCGTGTCTATGCCTAAACCATCCATGAACAACTTGACAATAG ATAAAGTATGCTTAGTGTACAATAAGGCTGATAACATGTGGCAACGCGGCCGAGTGGTGGACATCGACAGAAAGGATATACAAAGACCAATTTATTACGTATTCTGCTTTGATTTCGGGAGTACAGAGAAGGTGCACATTGATGA aTTGCGACTTATACCGCCAGCCAGAATAAACAACCCTCCGCCTCTAGCGATCCGTTGCTCGCTGGCCAACTGTACGCCCAAAGCTGGAAACTGGACTAGCGACGATTCATTCCTTATGAGAAACATTATCGACAA CAAACCTACATTGATCCACGTCCGCCATATAACATCCGAGGGTCACAAGTCGAAGGTAGAGTGTGACGTCACGACGTTCGAGGAGGGCGTCAGTTTGGCGCACGCGCTCGTCTTCCACGAGAGAGCACGTTTGATTGATCCTAGGCTGCcg tACCCTGAAATCACTACCAAGACCGAAAGACCTAGAATATTTATGAACAATAATGACTTGAAATATAAAACGGTGGAAGAAGTGTAcatcataaatataatgagCCCTGACAAGTTCTTTGTAAGAAAG agcCATCTTCAAAATGAATATGAAAAACTTTGTGAAGAATTAGATCAAGAGTATAGCGAGAGTGACAAAAAAGGGACCATATATCTACCTGAAAttg GCATGGCGTGCGTGGTGAACCAGTCGCGCTACCGCGAGCAGGCGGGCCGCGGCGGCTGGGCGCGCTGCGTGGTGGCGGCGGCGCCGGGCCGCGGCCGCGCGCGCGTGCTGTGCGTGGACAGCGGCGCCGCGCTGCTCGCGCACTGGACGCAGCTGCGCGCGCTGCGGCACAAGTTCTGCACGAGGCGAGCGCTC GCCATAGAGTGCCACCTGGCCGGCGTGACGCCCCAGAATAAGAAGTGGCACCCGCGCTCCCTCACCCTGCTCCAGCAATACATGGGAGTGTTGCTCGAGATGAAAGTGGAAGATAACCGCAACCAAGGCTCTGTGGGCGTCTCGTTGTACGACAAGAACGACGAGGAAAACGTTGTCTGCATTAACCAGGAGATGATACGACACAAGTATGCCGTCAGCTTTGG GCTTTATTCATTCAACCAGAACCCCATCGTTGAAACGGAAGCGATTACAAATAAAGCACCTGTAGAAAAGAAAGCCAAACCTcctaagaaaaataacaacataaccatattaaaaaaatctacttcCGCCAAAAAGAAAGTAAACGAAAGAGATTTGGAGGCCAAAGATAAAGGACCTGTTTCTTTAGAAGCAAAATTGTTGCACTATCATTCCCCATCGCTAATTTACATTGCTCTTATACAACAACAACAAGTATTCAACGAGTTGTTCGAGAAGATTCAGAAACATTATGGAAACCAAAAATCCCCAGGCAAGCAAGATTGGAAAGTCGGTGATAAATGTTGCTGTCTTTGCATCGCCTCCAACACATGGCGCAGAGGTTTGATCATAGAAATCGAAGGCACTAatgcgaaaatattttattctgattTCGCCAGTGTTGAAACTATTCCGATGGCGAATTTACACGAATTAACACCAGAGTTTGCCTCAGTCGGTCACGCAGCTATTAAATGTCATATAAGCGGGGTTGTTCCAGCCGTAGGCGAAGAATGGCCGTCACTTACTAAAGAATTTTTGAAGGAACTCCTCGATGCCTATAAGAGAATATTCATTACCAAAGTgggtaattttaatgaaaaagataATAGTCTACCGATTCAGATCTGGGTTTACCACGTTATACAAGGTGGTGCACTGGAACCAGACAAGTCTGAATGGCGTTGCTTGAACCAAAGGATTATTGAACAAGGCCTGGGCGTACCAGATAAGTCTCAGGAG GGTGTTGATATGGAGAAATCTGACACAAAAAGTGACATGCTTTCATTCCTGAACCTGACAGGATCAGTGTCGGAATGGCTTCAATTAGAGAATCTGCCATCGATGGCAGAAAATGACAAGTCTGAATGCAGCAGCAACAATAATTCCACAGTGGACCCCGACGAAGAGGAAGATGAAACTCCTTCCAGCAACACAATGTTTATCAGTGATTGGCAACCGGCTGAGCCATTGGCGAACAAAGAATTCACAGGAGTGCCCAC aTATATTGACAATGGCGGTGTTATTTACCTGCACGATGTGATTCAGGAAGACACGTTGGATTTAATCCGCAAGGCGCTCGATATTCGTTTCAAAGATCCGGACCCCAAAGCTAAGTATGCCAAGTGGTCTGTTGGCGAACCATGCGTCGCATTGTATTATCTCGACAACAAATTCTACCGCGGCAGGGTTTTAGAAGTGTGTTACGAGACGTCTACGTGCTCTATACATTACGTTGATTATGGAAACGATGAACTCTGCTCGTTTGAAAACATGAGAAAAAGCGTCGCGTTGTATCAGATACCAGTTCAAGCCCATAAATGTGTGCTGAACCGTATCAAGCCTAAGAACGGGGCGTGGGACCGGCTCGCTTTGGATTACATTCACAAGTCAATCGTTGAGAAGCAATGCTACGTTAAAGTCACCGGCGACCCGATAGACGGCGTATTGCCCATAGACTTGAAGTATGACAAACTGTGTATCAACGATCATCTCGTCGAATTTGAAATGGCGAAATACACCGACGGCTCTAAAGTGAGagttcccaagtttatcagtaAGGCACAGCAAATAAACGAAACCGTGAGCGCGGAGTCTGACTCCGGGCCCGACTACATCGTGGTGGACGAAGAAGACACGCCCGCGCCTGTTACCTCCTCCTCTGATGACTCAATTGACATTGATTCTATGGAAGGCAAAGATTGGAATAAAATCGTCGAAGAAGAACTAGAAAAATGTTCCGAAAAATGTATTACATACCCTAAACATACTgatgatacttttttttgtgacATTACAGTCATCAATGATATGAATCAATTGGAGTTGAGTGTTGTTTTTGATGATGACACTGCTATAGTTTACACTGAGTTGTATGatgatatcaataaaaatgcaGAAAATATGAAGCCGCTAAACggtatatatgaaaataaagctTGTGTAGCAATTTTCCCAGATGATGAGAAGTGGTATAGAGCATCTATCATACAATACAGTGAAGCTAAAAACCAGGTTAAAGTAAGATATGTTGATTTTGGGAATATAGCAGTCATATCTTTGGCTGATGTAAGAGAAATATCTGAGGAGTGGGCTAATTTGCCTCCCGCCACTGTCACGGCCAAACTGCACGGCTATAAAATAAACCCAGATACAGATATAAATTTGATCTCAACAGAGTTCGCTGATACATTTCTAGAAAAACCGccatttaaagttaaaatactcGCTATCGAAGATTCTATCCCACTTGTCGAACTAAGAAATTCAAATGATGACTTATGTTATGCAGATCTTATAAAGAAGAATATTCTCCTGCCATGTTAA
- the LOC106137688 gene encoding kynurenine formamidase-like — MFSLTILFICVIVQLIAPSSSNGNLNDVLFGGSYEFKDLTHPFDNDTVYWPTAMKFRFTRKIEVGNGKPSWYASNDFAAGEHGGTHLDAPYHFYKTGLRVGEIPLEKLIVTLIIVDVSSIVNEDPNFVLRKHHLDNVLYYDINKPSILVFKFGWSKYFNDRKKYLGLNDYNDSLSFPSLSAEVAEWITTSYKTVVGIGVDVASVDPGSSDTFPVHKITSKAGLYNLENVNLSERVPETGCTALVMPMKIAMGTGAPLRLVALCPKQTPTSF, encoded by the exons ATGTTCTCTTTgaccattttatttatttgtgtaattgTCCAATTAATTGCTCCCTCTAGTTCTAATGGTAATTTGAACGACGTTCTATTTGGAGGTTCGTACGAGTTTAAAGATTTAACCCATCCTTTTGATAACGACACAGTCTATTGGCCAACCGCTATGAAATTCCGATTTACTAGAAAAATTGAAGTGGGTAATGGAAAACCTTCTTG GTATGCTTCAAACGACTTCGCGGCTGGTGAACATGGGGGCACGCACTTAGATGCGCCTTATCATTTTTACAAAACCGGCTTGCGTGTTGGCGAAATACCCTTGGAAAAACTGATCGTTACGT TGATCATCGTAGACGTCAGCTCTATAGTAAACGAAGAtcctaattttgttttacgaaAACATCACTTGGACAATGTTTTGTATTATGACATAAACAAGCCCTCCATACTTGTTTTCAAATTTGGTTGgagtaaatatttcaatgataGGAAGAAATACTTGGGTTTGAACGACTACAATGACAGTCTCAGCTTTccta gcTTGAGTGCAGAAGTAGCAGAATGGATAACAACTtcatataaaacagtagttgGTATCGGTGTGGATGTAGCTTCAGTGGACCCCGGCTCTAGCGACACCTTCCcggtacataaaataacgtcAAAGGCTGGTCTTTACAACCTGGAAAATGTCAACTTAAGCGAACGTGTTCCTG AAACTGGATGCACCGCTCTGGTGATGCCAATGAAAATAGCTATGGGTACGGGAGCGCCACTTCGTTTAGTGGCTTTATGTCCAAAACAAACACCAACTAGCTTTTGA